In Urechidicola croceus, a single window of DNA contains:
- a CDS encoding AlbA family DNA-binding domain-containing protein: MDLIEEIQNIVGKPESQTLEYKAVLPPSRNVAQIISSFANTEGGFLILGVTDDSKITGLSEDFHANSITHKALDLLTPQPKVNYQYVNYDDKKLYVIKVDKSDAVVSVEGKIYIRERDRTKLSDPVSVTFNVGGYGRITNINNDLEQSKKIATYSKIKFIEHYQSILKIVDDLRNILYPESPENPTKNQEGKILARILFSSVVDNFETYLSDLLYEIFLAKPQTLKSQQTVTIEEVLNCSDLQEFVKYWAKQKIGKLQKGSVKGFIEDTKQIRDLKILDNNEQYQVEKILQIRHLYAHRNGIVDEKFLQFFTNEYVIGSEHQMSIQEIFENLDYLVDVVNRIDLGASNKYKLSQGN, from the coding sequence ATGGATTTAATAGAAGAAATACAAAATATTGTCGGTAAACCAGAAAGCCAAACTTTAGAATATAAAGCGGTATTACCACCTTCCAGAAACGTTGCTCAAATTATAAGTTCTTTCGCCAACACCGAAGGTGGGTTTCTTATACTTGGTGTAACAGATGATTCAAAAATTACTGGTTTAAGTGAAGATTTTCACGCTAATTCAATTACGCACAAAGCTCTAGATTTGCTGACCCCTCAACCAAAGGTCAACTACCAATATGTCAATTATGATGATAAAAAACTTTATGTTATAAAAGTTGACAAGTCTGATGCTGTTGTTTCAGTTGAGGGCAAAATATATATTCGTGAAAGGGACAGGACAAAACTTTCAGATCCAGTATCTGTTACTTTCAACGTTGGTGGATATGGCAGAATTACAAATATTAATAATGACCTTGAACAATCCAAAAAGATAGCCACCTACTCTAAAATAAAATTTATTGAGCACTATCAAAGTATTCTTAAAATCGTCGATGACTTAAGAAATATTTTATACCCAGAAAGTCCAGAAAATCCTACAAAAAATCAAGAAGGAAAAATTCTAGCTAGAATTCTATTTTCGTCTGTGGTAGATAATTTTGAGACCTATCTTTCTGATTTGTTATATGAAATATTCTTAGCCAAACCTCAAACTTTGAAATCGCAACAAACAGTTACAATCGAGGAAGTACTTAATTGTTCAGATTTACAGGAATTTGTGAAATACTGGGCAAAACAGAAAATAGGAAAACTGCAAAAAGGCAGTGTGAAAGGTTTTATTGAAGATACCAAACAAATACGAGACTTAAAAATTTTAGATAATAACGAGCAATATCAGGTTGAGAAAATCTTGCAAATTCGCCACTTATATGCACACCGAAACGGCATTGTTGACGAAAAATTCCTTCAGTTTTTTACAAATGAATATGTGATTGGTTCTGAGCATCAAATGTCGATACAAGAAATCTTTGAAAATTTAGATTATTTGGTGGATGTGGTTAATAGAATAGACCTTGGTGCTAGTAATAAATACAAGTTATCTCAAGGAAATTGA
- a CDS encoding conjugal transfer protein — MKTKIKILVMTVALTLFMSGNATAQGMPTYDNTNFISLVKQLIESGKQTAQMIKSVKFLKDAKESIEKVSSVVQQLNAVQEIGQNNQRLINMMQNDLQDILNSPYIKPGEVSRVVESFDAIVQNSLDTMDFIDEILSSDYLKMSDAERAEILKQKELESKEMVSNVKAKTKRYKDIISFRKMQDKINNRETEY; from the coding sequence ATGAAAACAAAAATCAAAATTTTAGTAATGACCGTAGCCCTGACTTTATTTATGTCGGGAAATGCTACTGCCCAAGGAATGCCCACTTATGACAACACCAATTTTATCAGTTTGGTAAAACAGCTTATAGAATCAGGTAAACAAACAGCTCAAATGATTAAGTCTGTAAAATTCCTAAAAGATGCAAAGGAAAGCATTGAGAAGGTATCAAGTGTTGTGCAACAACTAAATGCTGTTCAAGAAATTGGACAAAATAATCAACGCCTTATCAATATGATGCAAAACGATTTACAGGATATTTTGAACTCGCCTTACATCAAGCCAGGCGAAGTTAGCAGAGTTGTGGAATCATTCGATGCCATAGTCCAAAACTCACTGGACACGATGGATTTCATAGACGAAATCCTATCCAGCGATTATCTAAAAATGAGCGATGCTGAACGAGCTGAAATTCTTAAACAAAAAGAACTGGAATCAAAGGAAATGGTTTCTAACGTCAAAGCCAAAACCAAACGATACAAGGATATTATTTCCTTCAGAAAAATGCAGGATAAAATAAATAACCGCGAAACCGAATATTAA
- a CDS encoding conjugal transfer protein TraK: MKTPYKNIYNVLKLNRFIVLAVVVFAFLASTFSVWMAFTTHKSALKSAFAINTDGSIIPLKLVTQKENFRVEALAHLELFHTYFYNIDESNYERNLEKALWLGNSSIDNLYRQKKADGVYNRLLQYSLVQKVLSIDSRIIENNGSYSFTSTTIFEINRGSIIDTYELVSTGNLILVNRNFPNNPHGLLITDYFENTLKKLNNEN, translated from the coding sequence ATGAAAACACCTTATAAGAATATTTACAATGTCCTAAAGTTGAATAGGTTTATCGTTTTAGCAGTCGTAGTGTTTGCTTTTTTGGCTAGCACATTTTCGGTTTGGATGGCATTTACTACCCATAAAAGTGCACTAAAGAGTGCCTTTGCAATCAATACCGACGGTAGCATCATTCCGCTAAAACTCGTTACCCAAAAAGAAAATTTCAGGGTTGAAGCTTTGGCGCATTTAGAGTTGTTCCATACGTATTTCTACAATATCGATGAGAGCAACTATGAACGCAATTTAGAAAAAGCGCTTTGGTTGGGTAACAGTTCCATTGACAACCTTTATCGTCAGAAGAAAGCTGATGGTGTTTATAATCGACTCTTACAATACTCCTTGGTTCAAAAAGTGTTGAGTATCGATTCAAGAATAATTGAAAATAATGGTTCATATAGTTTTACCTCGACGACCATTTTTGAAATCAATAGAGGTTCCATAATTGACACCTACGAACTGGTTTCAACTGGAAACCTCATTTTGGTCAATCGAAACTTTCCGAACAATCCACACGGATTATTAATAACCGATTATTTTGAAAACACCTTAAAAAAACTGAACAATGAAAATTGA
- a CDS encoding TraG family conjugative transposon ATPase produces the protein MNKINLSAYQPIVDIQDNIVFANNGNVILCYKGNLPEIYSLSEKDFEDMHGAWFQALKSLPVGTVVHKQDIYLKKSYTSEQLPNSTFLEKATHEHFKGRGHIEHSCYLFFILTKNKALNNPKYVNPFRKISKGIVQELDENIKSFANSVSDSVSFINNSRKMDFVSLKAEEIQQLTNAYFNGFNEGYDTDILLDKKSVNIGENHFDALAINSELCFGESVQSSKTNEKFTSDDFVFHQGFIDGLGLTLNENHIVNQILYLDDKQKWRKLLDKKIEELNKSSNFGSQNKVVLGKIQHILDQINADDNARIIRGHLNIVYWAKEAKELDKITSKIKTEFKELDIIPYYPRGEERKNYILNSYCCFSSNFSNNDLYVTDLKHALCLFINNTNYKSDNTGIIFNDREHNIPVLKDVWDEKKKRIKARNFAIFAPTGEGKSFLANNILRQYFESGVRLVIIDLGGSYTKFAKLYPEKYTVLRYESGKNLGINPFYISHQDDLTPERLEDLSVFLFELFASDLKVTKAQSVSVKKILRHYYDSTSENHSLDGFYSFIERNQEDLLDTLKIHPDYFNVTSFLHVMSEYVGDGLYSFLFEVSEDQTYKIEDKRLIVFELDEVKDNKEILSVMLKLIKSAIQRTIWKNRAEKGIILFDEFAKQLKFENVLESVEFYYQAIRKQNGAIGIILQSINQLPNNSTSASILENTQVIYSLNNEKGYDELVKRLNLSSHDLNQLKSIKNNLSGLRKYTEMFIKIGRESNIFRLEVPKEVYAAYLTDGQENEEIMKLYNEHNDMQKAIIQFTSKT, from the coding sequence ATGAACAAGATTAACCTTTCGGCATATCAACCTATTGTAGATATTCAAGACAATATCGTATTTGCCAATAATGGCAATGTTATTCTGTGCTACAAAGGTAATCTACCAGAAATCTATTCCTTATCCGAAAAGGATTTTGAAGATATGCACGGTGCTTGGTTTCAGGCATTAAAGTCATTGCCAGTTGGTACTGTAGTTCATAAACAGGATATCTATCTCAAGAAATCATATACTTCAGAACAACTTCCGAATTCTACCTTTCTGGAAAAGGCTACCCACGAACATTTTAAAGGTCGTGGACATATCGAGCACAGCTGTTATTTGTTCTTCATCTTGACGAAAAACAAAGCACTAAACAATCCGAAATACGTCAATCCCTTTAGAAAAATTTCAAAGGGAATTGTACAGGAACTGGATGAAAACATAAAGAGCTTCGCAAACTCGGTTAGTGATTCGGTTTCTTTCATTAACAATAGCCGAAAGATGGATTTTGTTTCGCTTAAAGCGGAAGAAATACAACAACTAACGAATGCCTATTTCAATGGCTTTAATGAAGGCTATGATACTGATATTTTACTGGATAAAAAAAGCGTCAATATTGGCGAAAACCATTTTGATGCCCTTGCCATCAATAGCGAACTGTGCTTTGGCGAAAGTGTACAGAGTAGCAAAACCAATGAGAAATTCACTTCTGACGATTTTGTGTTTCATCAAGGGTTTATTGATGGCTTAGGGCTTACGCTTAACGAGAATCACATCGTCAACCAAATCCTTTATTTGGATGACAAACAGAAGTGGCGCAAGTTGCTCGATAAGAAAATTGAGGAACTCAATAAGAGTTCAAATTTCGGTTCGCAAAATAAAGTGGTACTTGGTAAAATCCAGCACATTCTGGACCAAATCAATGCCGATGATAATGCACGGATTATTCGTGGTCATCTTAATATCGTGTATTGGGCAAAGGAAGCTAAAGAGCTCGACAAGATAACTTCAAAAATAAAGACTGAATTTAAGGAATTGGACATCATCCCGTATTATCCAAGAGGCGAAGAACGTAAGAATTACATCCTAAATAGCTACTGCTGTTTCTCTTCTAATTTCTCAAATAATGATTTGTATGTGACAGATTTGAAGCACGCACTTTGCCTATTCATCAACAATACAAACTATAAATCTGATAACACCGGAATCATCTTTAACGACCGTGAACATAACATTCCTGTCCTGAAGGATGTTTGGGATGAAAAGAAGAAACGCATCAAGGCACGAAACTTTGCCATTTTTGCGCCAACAGGCGAGGGTAAATCCTTTTTGGCCAATAACATTCTGCGCCAGTATTTTGAAAGTGGTGTTCGCTTGGTCATTATCGACTTGGGTGGCTCATACACCAAATTCGCAAAGCTCTATCCTGAAAAATACACGGTACTTCGCTACGAAAGCGGAAAGAACTTGGGTATCAATCCATTTTACATCAGTCATCAAGATGACTTAACACCAGAGCGATTGGAAGACTTATCCGTTTTCCTATTTGAACTCTTTGCTTCAGATTTAAAAGTTACAAAAGCCCAATCGGTATCGGTTAAAAAGATACTGCGCCATTATTATGATAGTACTTCTGAAAATCACTCTTTGGACGGTTTTTACAGCTTTATAGAAAGGAATCAGGAAGACCTTCTGGACACCTTGAAAATCCATCCCGACTACTTCAATGTCACTAGTTTTTTGCACGTAATGTCAGAGTATGTTGGCGATGGTCTATATAGCTTCCTGTTTGAAGTGAGCGAAGACCAGACCTATAAAATCGAGGACAAACGATTGATTGTCTTTGAGCTCGATGAAGTAAAGGACAATAAGGAAATACTTTCTGTAATGCTTAAGCTTATAAAGTCTGCCATCCAAAGAACCATTTGGAAAAACCGTGCTGAAAAGGGCATCATACTATTCGATGAGTTTGCAAAGCAATTGAAGTTTGAAAACGTATTGGAAAGCGTAGAATTCTACTATCAAGCCATCCGTAAACAGAATGGTGCGATTGGGATTATACTTCAATCCATAAACCAATTACCAAACAATTCAACTTCTGCGAGTATTCTTGAAAACACGCAAGTCATCTACAGCCTTAACAATGAAAAAGGCTATGATGAATTGGTCAAAAGACTCAACCTTTCCAGCCACGACCTAAATCAATTAAAATCCATCAAAAACAATCTTTCTGGACTACGCAAATACACCGAAATGTTCATCAAGATAGGCAGGGAAAGTAACATATTCCGGCTTGAAGTTCCGAAGGAAGTCTATGCGGCTTACTTAACCGATGGTCAGGAAAACGAAGAAATAATGAAGCTCTACAATGAGCATAACGATATGCAAAAAGCAATAATTCAATTCACATCTAAAACATAA
- a CDS encoding nuclear transport factor 2 family protein: protein MKNLVICSLVLLFFSCSEKKNLSPSETAKVVAESFYHGDEATLKKFTTSEGYANLSSIQAMFTEDKDSEANFKVVDEVIDGEVAWVKYSTAYDPKPGVFKLVQKDGQWKVTHNGPRDKGPF, encoded by the coding sequence ATGAAAAATTTAGTCATTTGCTCACTCGTATTGTTGTTCTTCTCGTGTTCAGAAAAAAAGAACCTTTCCCCTTCTGAAACCGCTAAAGTTGTTGCCGAAAGTTTTTATCACGGTGATGAAGCTACCTTGAAAAAATTTACCACTTCGGAAGGCTATGCAAACCTTTCAAGCATTCAAGCAATGTTTACTGAAGATAAAGATTCAGAAGCAAATTTTAAAGTGGTGGATGAGGTTATAGATGGCGAGGTGGCTTGGGTAAAATATTCAACAGCTTATGACCCAAAACCAGGTGTTTTTAAACTGGTTCAAAAAGATGGCCAATGGAAGGTAACCCATAATGGACCGAGGGATAAAGGGCCTTTTTAA
- a CDS encoding DUF4138 domain-containing protein yields the protein MKKYIITSLLLAVSTFAPRICFAQVTAQDTIVIDTIYANDTKNVALFFPEPIRQGITGAENFIFTYNREKEQYFGLLQAKPGKESNLLIVNRDGSIFSYIVRYKAQLSKFNYFIPKSSSIGNERPILNDSISVVTAESNVDNRNYYYQKFSSYLLERKQRVGRIKKRTEGIVLSVENIVFDTEQLYFVIQIKNNSTLDYDLNFLKLSVETRQKGKKKSLQRLYQEPIFKHNMPSKITENETVRFVYVLPKFSLTNDRRAIFELHEKDGERNIELKISHSYINNPN from the coding sequence ATGAAAAAATATATCATAACTTCATTATTACTAGCTGTTTCCACATTTGCACCTCGAATTTGCTTCGCACAGGTTACAGCACAAGACACAATTGTAATTGATACCATATATGCGAATGACACTAAAAATGTTGCGCTGTTTTTTCCAGAGCCTATTCGCCAGGGAATAACCGGTGCAGAAAATTTTATATTTACCTACAATCGTGAAAAAGAGCAGTATTTCGGTCTTCTTCAAGCAAAGCCTGGGAAAGAAAGCAATCTTCTGATAGTCAATAGAGATGGTTCAATTTTTTCGTATATTGTAAGGTATAAAGCGCAGCTATCAAAATTCAATTATTTTATTCCGAAGTCAAGTAGTATCGGGAATGAAAGACCAATATTGAATGATTCTATTTCGGTTGTTACTGCTGAAAGCAATGTTGATAACAGGAATTATTATTACCAGAAATTCAGTTCCTATCTTCTTGAGAGAAAGCAGCGTGTAGGTAGGATTAAAAAGAGAACCGAAGGTATAGTTTTGAGCGTTGAGAACATTGTTTTTGATACGGAACAACTTTACTTTGTCATCCAGATTAAGAATAATTCTACGTTGGATTATGATTTGAATTTCTTAAAACTCTCTGTTGAAACAAGACAGAAGGGGAAAAAGAAATCGTTACAACGACTGTATCAAGAACCGATTTTCAAACATAATATGCCTTCTAAAATCACAGAAAACGAAACGGTTCGGTTTGTTTATGTCTTGCCGAAGTTTTCGCTAACCAATGACCGCAGAGCAATTTTTGAACTGCACGAAAAAGATGGCGAACGTAATATTGAACTGAAAATATCACATAGTTATATCAATAACCCAAATTAG
- a CDS encoding DNA-methyltransferase: MDLVLTDPPYGISYRSNKRSKRHKRMPNDNNLDWLGKWVKEMKRVCKDEAHLYIFCSWHNVEVFKFFIEKEFRIKNILIWEKENHGTGDLKGDYAPKYEMILFCSNGTKKLNGKRDCNILKSSKTKNNNHPTEKPVNLISYLIEKSTDPGNLVLDTFGGSCSTAIACKQTNRDCIVFEIEADYCSNGRENLEGTSKRMFGMGNLF, from the coding sequence GTGGACTTGGTACTGACCGATCCACCATATGGCATAAGTTATCGAAGCAATAAAAGAAGCAAGCGTCATAAAAGAATGCCTAACGACAATAATCTAGACTGGTTAGGTAAATGGGTTAAAGAAATGAAACGTGTATGTAAAGATGAAGCCCATCTCTACATTTTCTGTTCGTGGCATAATGTGGAAGTTTTTAAATTTTTTATAGAAAAAGAATTTAGAATAAAAAACATTCTAATTTGGGAAAAGGAAAACCACGGAACTGGCGACCTAAAAGGCGATTATGCACCAAAATATGAAATGATACTATTTTGTAGTAATGGAACTAAAAAATTAAATGGGAAACGTGACTGTAATATCCTAAAATCCTCCAAGACCAAAAACAACAACCATCCTACGGAAAAGCCGGTTAATCTGATAAGTTACTTAATTGAAAAGAGTACAGATCCTGGGAATTTGGTATTAGACACATTTGGAGGAAGTTGTTCCACAGCTATTGCTTGTAAGCAAACGAATAGAGACTGTATTGTCTTTGAAATTGAAGCTGACTATTGTAGTAATGGCCGTGAAAATTTGGAAGGAACTTCTAAGCGAATGTTTGGAATGGGAAATTTATTTTGA
- the traM gene encoding conjugative transposon protein TraM has translation MKVEKNKIVFAAVLAVIFIFLISYSIMVMGDDESENENLEQTLIPDLEENQKEYDSKLDAINDLKEVRENNAPSIYDEKLIDSLGFYDADLPQREKERIVDSIYSAGKIKYSDLTYQNIGSRKTIRKKVQEVDSTEIKREQKIEAKELGLEHQLFFAASPKPNDISIIGNTDETIYVVVDGDQVVKANSRLRMRLTKAAMINNKQMPKNTLVFGFISFQPNRALIEIENIKHHPTKLKAFDLQDGTEGIYVENNFRAEITTEVLDDVIGDINIPSVPEVGGITKILKRKNRSVKVTVLNNYKLILKPKL, from the coding sequence ATGAAAGTAGAAAAGAACAAAATAGTATTTGCAGCGGTTTTGGCAGTAATCTTCATTTTCCTGATATCATACTCTATAATGGTTATGGGTGATGATGAAAGTGAAAATGAAAACCTTGAACAGACCTTGATACCCGATTTGGAAGAAAATCAAAAAGAATACGATTCCAAACTGGATGCCATCAATGATTTAAAGGAAGTACGTGAAAACAATGCACCGAGCATCTATGATGAAAAACTGATTGATTCCCTTGGCTTTTATGATGCAGATTTGCCTCAACGTGAAAAAGAACGTATCGTGGATAGCATTTATTCCGCAGGAAAAATCAAATATTCTGATTTGACCTATCAGAATATTGGTTCAAGAAAAACAATTCGCAAAAAAGTACAAGAAGTAGATTCCACTGAAATTAAAAGAGAACAAAAGATTGAAGCCAAAGAATTAGGCCTGGAACATCAATTGTTCTTTGCTGCTTCGCCAAAACCAAACGACATTTCCATTATCGGTAATACTGATGAAACAATCTATGTGGTCGTCGATGGCGACCAAGTAGTAAAAGCAAACTCCAGATTAAGAATGCGGCTTACCAAGGCTGCTATGATTAACAATAAGCAAATGCCAAAAAACACGCTCGTTTTTGGGTTTATCAGTTTTCAGCCCAATCGTGCTTTAATAGAAATTGAAAATATCAAACACCATCCCACTAAACTCAAAGCCTTCGATTTACAGGATGGTACCGAGGGCATCTATGTAGAAAACAATTTTAGGGCAGAGATAACAACGGAAGTCCTGGACGATGTTATAGGCGATATTAATATTCCAAGTGTTCCTGAAGTTGGCGGAATCACAAAAATCCTCAAACGTAAAAACCGAAGTGTGAAAGTGACCGTGCTGAACAATTACAAACTTATTCTAAAACCAAAACTATGA